The sequence AATCTCACGAATTACTAAAGGTATCCTTACAATGCATAAATAGTAGAAGGGGTACACTCTAAGAGAAAAAGCCTGAGAAACGTAATGGAGAGAAGACCACCCGCAAGAGACCATTGACAGGAGACTACTTGAGGTGCCGAAGAGGCATTACTGAAGCTGAAGAAAGGCCTCATCTTTATCACAAGTCGACCCCCATATAAATGAGGCAAGGTCGAGAATAGACACAGACTTGAGTGCTGGAGTGTCCCCGAGCCACGAAGGGTCGTTCTCCCTTTGTTCTTGCAGGTGTCAGGAGGTTCGCCATTGCGTCACAACCCTCTCTGCTGCTAACGTATAGATCGTCTAGAAAATTGCATCCACACCTataaacaaagtacaatgctcATATCAATGTGGGTAGACTTCTAAAGGTACGAATcccatttttataaaataattttcaaaaatattcattcatttagaatataaattaatatttcaaattcatttacaatacatatattaatatttaacaATGACattattaaattaagataaataaCATTTGTAATAATGAGTTAAAGTTGAAAGTAATTAAAtgtagttatatttgaaaatattaaaatatttaatgtgaTATTAAAATGAGAATGTGGTTGAAGTGATATTAGAATAAGGATCTCTAAAATAGGTTTTTGGTTAAAATAGAGAAACCATGTATTCAAAAATGAGGACTTGTTAATTTTACttggaaaagagagaaaataaggaTATGAAAATGGTGAATAGTCATAGCATGACCCGGCCATAATGattacgaaattaattaaaGGAACCATAATTAAGAATTGAAAActacataaaaatcaaaaacactTCATTGCAAGAAAGAAAGGCATAATCTTGACGGTAAAGTAACCCTTTTTTACTATTATAACTCAATTGTTTGTTGGCCATGAAACCAACCTTTTCAATCCGTAGATACTTAAAAGTTCAAAGAAAAAACCAAGCATAATCATGAAAGTCAATTCACCAAAATATAAAAGCCATGTATAATGCAAGATTAGTTTAAACTAGTTCAACTTACCAAAAGATTATGAGATTTTGATTAATCAGATGCAATTATAAAATGAACAAGTGATTGTGGAGCGAAAGTGCTGACCTTTtgaagtccttttttttttaatttgtttttttttttaattttcctttgCATATTACGTGGTCCGTACATAGTTGATAGCTACACTGCAAGTCACAGACTTGTCTTCATAAAGCCCACTTAGACCTTCCCATccccccctccctctctctctctggcctCTCTATACAGCCAAGGAAGAAACTATACAGTTCTATGCACTTTGAAAAACCCATGCGGGGACTGATTTGTTTCATGTCTGTTTTAAGAGATTTAAGGGGTTCAATGGTGTTTTCATGGCTATAAGTGCATGCATTTGTTGGGGTTAGTACTCTTGattccctctctctttttcttcttctcttggtgGGGGTTATGAACAATTTTGCTTTCTGCTGTTCAATTTGTATTGTGCCTAATGGTCTGTACTTCCATTATATGCTGTTTTACAAAGCAAGCAAGAGCGAACAAGATCTCTTTAGCTTAAACAATTTGTCACTCTAATTTTCTTATTGTTGCTGATGTGATATCACATCAATCAATGAGTGAGAAGCTTTTGTTGCTTATTTTAACTCCCAAATGCATCTGAATCCAGGTAACTTTTGTGTCTAAATAATGAATTTGTTAAGATTCTGGATTGATGAATGTTTTGCTGCATACTTTTGTGAAATTGGTTTTCTAATGTTAGGAGTTCAGAGTTACCCTTATGTGAGAGTGATAAATCTAGGACATTGGATCAAAGTGTAGTTGAGCTTGATGTGAATCTCATTTGGATCTCGCAGAGAATTGAATTGATGCTGTTAATCAGTTTTGATCTAAGACACACATCTGCAGCCTGAGAAACGATGCCAAACCAGCTATGGTTTGCACTGCTAATGATTTATCAGCATGGAAAGATTTCCCAAAAGGCCTCAGGGTCCTTCTTCTTGATGAGGACAGCACTTCGGCTGCCGAGATTAAGTCAAAACTAGAAGCTATGGACTATATTGGTACATATTTTGATTCTCCAGATTTGTTCTGCGCTTGTTTGATGCGGTTTTCTACTTCCTCAGATGGAAATTGAGGTTCTTTTGTCTTGTTTCACCTAATTTTGCAAGTATAAATGCTACCCAAAGCATGTAGTTGTGCCCCACTTCTTTACTTTGTGCCTTTATGTTATTTTGGTTCTACTATTGAGTTATGGTTCGTTCTACCATTGAGTTATGGTTCTGCCATTGAGTTATGTCCTGTAATGCTTTAGTAGATTATTCTTTCTGCCATCAGAAATCCTTCTCTGTGGTTCTAAGTCTCCTCTACGTGCTCATTACAGTTTTTACTTTCTGCAATGAGAAAGAAGCTCtgtctgcaatttcaagcaaacaaGAAAGCTTCCATGTTGCCATTGTGGAGGTAATTATTGAAGCCTGAATGATATCTCATTTTCAAGAGTGTTACGGAATTAATTTACATGCATATCTAGAAGAATATTTCATGATTGTAAAACTTATGAGCCTCAAAACGGTCATATTCCAGTGAAATAAAGAACATGGCTACATatgctttacttttttttatgagGCATTAGTCAAGCCATATCATTACTGTGATCATAATGACAGTCTATGTGTCTGTACAGGTGAGTACAAGCAATAGCGATGGGAGTTTCAAGTTTCTTGAAGCTGCCAAGGACTTGCCAACCATTAGTAAGTTCCGAAAGCTCACTAGTTCTTCTTATGACCAAGTTTTAGTGCATGAGAGTCTCTTCTTCAgtattgaatatttttttttgggagggggagggggggtGGGGTTGAGTTGCTTTATTTTCTGTGATATTTGACTTAACGCAAACTAATTTTCTGCTTCAGTGACGTCAAACATTCATTGTCTAGGCACCATGATGAAGTGCATAGCGGTGAGACTTATTCTAACCTTTCAATTGTAACTTCAACACGACAATATGCATGAACACGAGATCTTAGATTTCGTTGTTCAGTACCTTCGGTTAAGATTTGACCTAGAATTATGCTCAAGTGCTGTCCAACATGGAGGCTTTCTCCCACACATTATAGTTATCAATGCATGCATTTGACTGGAAATTTTCAGCTTGGTGCAGTTGAATTTCTTGGGAAACCTCTCTCCGATGACAAACTAAAGAACATATGGCAGCATGTCGTTCATAAGGTCTGTTGGATTTTGCTAACTTTATGTGGGGACCTACTGCTAAATAATTTGTGCTTGTTGTGAGAAGACCACTTTATCATTTTGTTTGTCCTGAGCAGGCGTTCAATGCAAAGGGGAGTGTCATCTCAGAATCGCTAAAACCTGTCAAGCAGCCGGTGGTCTCTATGATGCAGCTTCAACTGGAGAATGGAGAAGCCAATGAAGATAGGTCAGAAAAAACAGTAGATGTGTCTctggaaaatgaaaatgagcTAGAGCAGTCAGCTGAGAGCTTTAAGTATCCAGCTCCATTAACCCCACAATTAAAACAAGGAGGAAGATTTGTGGATGATGAGGATTGCCAAGATCAAACTAATAGCTTAATGAGAAAGGAGAACGGGGAGCAAGATGGGGAAATTAAATCTGTCGAAACTACTTGTGGAAATTCAGTGGTTGAAGAGACTCTAATTGTGAGCGAACCACAGAGTTCAGGAGAGATTGTGATCAAAGAGGAGACTGACTTGGCTGATGGTGCTAACAATGAGGGTAATCTGTGCCCAGACCTGCAAAATAAAGACAATCTTGACATTTCTAATGGAGGGACTGAAAGCTCTAGTAAAGCTACCCATAGTGTCTCTGGGATTAAGGCTAGccgaaagaagatgaaggtaaTTCAGTTTTAGCTTCAGAAGATATCCTTGATTCTTCCTCTTGTCCTCAAAAGGGTGAAAGTTTTGATCGTTTTGGAAGTTTCCCCACTAGTAATATGTTTTCAGTAATTGAATGTGTTTTGTTTGTCAAATGTAGATTATATTCCAGTGAACTAGGTGCAAGTAGGACGTGCATACGTAATTGTTGTTGGTCACTTATGTTTGATTTCCAGGTAGACTGGACGCCAGAACTGCATAGAAAGTTTGTCGAAGCAGTGGAGCAGCTAGGTATAGATCAAGCGATACCCTCTCGAATTCTAGAGCTGATGAAAGTGGAAGGCTTGACAAGACATAATGTAGCAAGTCATCTCCAGGTCTGTTCTAAAACTAGTCTCATCATATTCCCATTCTTAAGAATGCATCATGCATGCCTCCTCATCATTTTTCTCCTCTTCTGCCTATTAAAGAACTCCAGATTTATTCATAGCTAATTAAATATTGCATCTACGTCATACAGAAATATCGAATACAAAGGAAGCACATCTTGCCGAAGGACGACGACCGGAGATGGCCACATCAAAAAGATCAAATGCAAAGAAATTACCGTTTCTATAAACCTATCATGGCTTTCCCAACATACCATTCTAATCCTGCTCTTCCGGCTGGTCCAGTTTTCCACGTGTGGGGAGCTCCTAATACTCACCCGGCACCTGTTCCAATGTGGGGTGGCTATCCCCCGTGGCCACCGACAGATAGTTGGCAGTGGGAGGCTTATCCTGGGGTAACATTTTATTCAAAGcgtctgatatatatatatgagatttttGTCTGGGCCAGTAGTCAGGATGGCCAATGTTTTTGGGTATCTGGGAAGTGTTTTTGAAGTGTAACTTCTGATAtgcattgttttttattttcatgtttCAGTTGCATGCTGACGCTTGGGGTTGCCCTGTGATGCCACCAACTCATACCCATTCTCCTTCCTTGCCTCATCAGGTGAGCAAGTTAATGTAGATCTTTGTTGAGAGTATTTGCACtgggaatttatttttttttgactctACTGTGGATGTCCATGCGTATGTTGATATGCTCCTTTTGAGTACTGAAATTGTTGGAAAATGCAGAATACATCTGGTTTTTACAATGCTGGTGCTGTCAATGGCTATGGCATGCCTCAAAATTCTTTCGAACATCACCCGGTAATTCAACACCCCTCTCAAAACACTATTTCTTGAATCTCATGTTGGAAATTTCCTATTTCACAGTGGATTAGTCTAGTTAATGTAAGTGGTCTGTAGTCATGAGGTAATAGGTTTTGCACGTGTGAGAAACGACCATGAAAGCACATTATTAATTTCCATGAATCCTTAATCTCAAATTGCAGGCCGAGGAAATAGTTGACGAGGCTGTGAAAGAGGCAATAAGCAAGCCATGGCTACCCCTGCCTTTAGGCCTAAAGCCTCCTTCCACTGAGTGTGTCCTGGCTGAGCTTTCCAGGCAAGGCATCTCCTCCATCCCTCCCAACATCAACAGCTCTAATTCTTGCTGATGTGGCATCACGACCTCCGGCCCCACTGAGTGACTCTGCTAATGACCCAAAGTAGAGGCACTTTCCTGCAACCAAGGCTCATTACCTGTCAccaccaactttttttttttcccaatcgtTCCTGATTGGTTGAAATTGCCTATCTTTTGATATACCCTTGAAGGTTCTCACCAACCACAACCAGCACAAAATGGCCATTACAGGAACGGCTATAGAATCGGCCACGTAGTCGCATTGTCCACCCCATATGAACTCTGTGGTTGTAAATAGACCACACAGAGTTGAGATCGTTGAATGCGGGTTTCTGGGTGTTGGataattcttcttcttgtctTGATTAAGGAGGAGGTCGTAGTGGGACCATTGGTGGTGATGGGGCTAGACTACCATGGTGCATTGGTGCATGCTGCAGCTGCTCTGTGAATAAAGTTGAAACTAGCTAGTCTTGGTGGATAATGACTTGATCTCTatctataaataaatttaatgaaattgatTCAGCAAGATCATGATTCATGACTCATGAATGAGTAGTCTACTTCATTGTTGTGAAATAATAGACTGAGAAAGGTGTATTTTTCTGGATCCAAATTAAAGCTTTTAAATTTATTCTGGGCAGTTGGCATTGTTGGAGTTAAAAAGTGTGTTATGTCAACCGTCCAAGGCAGAACCAACAAACAAGAATAAGTGGATCAACCTTGTATGTAAACTTCACATGAATGCGATGATGAACACTGAAAAAAGGCAAGTCTGGGTCTAGCTACTTACGTGTTCTATTTAATGTTTGAAATCGACCACTAGGTTGATCTGATCTATCTGCCCCTCTCCGGATAATACCAGGTTATGACCCTGAGGTGGGTTGGGTAGGTTTTGGACTCTTGACCTACAAAATGTGGAATCTATCCAATTACTCATCGGTTTTTTGATTGATAAATCTCGAATTACATGGAAGATTTACAATTCTTATAGACCAGTTGAGACTTAGGTTGAGATTCAGTGCGGGAAAATAACATAAGGTGATATTCGCACACGCTCTGGATTGAACAATGATTCATCTTGTAAATTGCGATAATAAATACATCTATGAGACTTCCATCTCTACGTGAGAACGACATGTTATTTGGTTTGGCATTTGAAGTACTCTGCTTCCCATAAAAAGTATGTCGACTTTGGTTTTGTTGGGTGTTTACCTTTCAAGGGAGTTATTATTGGTAAACAGTGGAGTATGGAATCTGAATGATGAAAGTGCACATTGAACAACGCAAAAAGGAAAATGGACAATTGGTGCTCATGATTTCAATAATGGATTCTCTCTCGGGAGAGCAAAAGCTGTGGGCTGTCTGTCATTGCCTAGCTTTTGAGGGGCCCAAACACTATTCAATTAGAAACAGACCTACTGGCTACTGGTGTGGTGTGGGTCACTGGGTAACAATTAGGGCCAACAAGAACAGCTATTTAACAAGATCTTGTCAAGAAATGAATTGAGAGTATTTTGGCTATCAGTAATGGCTTGTCTTTTGGTTTTACATTCTTGACTGGTAGTTGTTGCCTTTGACTTACTGTTGTGTCCTAACTCCAAACCttaagagcatctccaatgtTGCATTTGTTTCAAGCACTCTATTTTATCTTGTAATTTAGCATTCACAGTGGGTATATTTGTGCCCGCACTCCAAACACATCAATTATTATGCAACTATCAATTTACAAGTATTGCATTCCAATACATCCATAATAGACACACTTGAGTCAACACTCCATACTTATTTTCTCcatcttctcttttttatttttcatcacctATCTCTTCATTATTCATGAACCAATAAACACTCCAAATATGGAGTAGCTACAAAATTTTCATATGTTTTGGAGTGTCAAAATGTGTCTATTGTAGACATACAGTACtaaattatcaagaaagtatgatTTCAAGCAGAGCACTATTATGGATGCTCTTACACAGTAACACTTGCATTACAATAATCATAGCATATTTTTCCCGCCAATTTTGTAGTGGAACACTACCAAACATTCTctgtttcttctttattttatttattttaaaatacttATAATTAAGCAGTTTGATGAATATATGGGTATATTAACAAAGTTTTAAAACTAAAACGGCAAGCCCCATACATCCACAGTATTTGTTTATTTGAGTACGATGATATATATCATGCTTTTTAGAGagggaaaataaaaaagaaatgcctcttatcttttttctttttttttctcttcatgcTTGGAAACAAATATGAACATTCATTGACCAAATAAAGATGAAAGGAGGAATGATTAACTAATCTGTATTACTATAATAATTGATTTGCTTTTGGCTTGACTTCATCACTTGATTAAAATTGTAAGTTTGGATTAATTTATGTAATTAATCAATAATCAATGCCGTCCTAGACGTATGTGTTTGCTAATATATGCTGcccaataatattaatatatatgctcaataatacatatttatattcCATAGTTTACGCAAGAAAAAGAATATAACAATTAAAGCTAAAAACTCTGTCGTTTTAGTACTtccaaaattaaacaaatcgTGCCGGCCCCTCTTTGCCCTTCAAATTTACATTATGTTCCATAGTTTACGCAAAAAAGATGAGGGCAAATTTGTCATTAAAAATACACACGAATTGCCAATCGTCCTTCAGACTTCAGAGCGGAGCCAGATGAGGAAAGCTGTCCTCCATTTTTGaaatcatcttcttctctcttgATTTTTCGAGAAAATTAAAATAGAGGCGCTCGCAATTTTCGATAACTGTAAGTTCTTCGCCTTTTACTTATTCATCACCTACTTCCGATCCAAGCAAGATATACTTCTGATATTATCgtgaaattttattatttttatttttgggagTGGAATAATCGGTGCTAATTATAGTTGTGAATTGTTTCTGAAAGTGGATGGATTTGGTGGAATTTTTGTTGTAATACACGGGGAGGGAGTTGCAGATTCGGAATTTGAATATTTTAAGTGGCAGCACATACCTGTTGGTTATTGTCCCTTTTTGGCGTGCTGAGAAGATTTTGGTGAAAAGTAGAATAAGCTCGaattttgtgttattttatttttgatgcaTAGGATTCAAGGAAGCTAAATTCAAGTGGACGCATTAGGGGTAATTGAAATTTGTTTGCTTTGAACTTCCATTTTTCTAATGGGTAAAGTTTTTGGCTTAGCTGTATGCTACCTTCTTATGAATTTTATCAACCACCAAATGAGAACGTTCTTTGAAGTATTTCTCGACTTTATAATTTGTGTATCTTGAATGTTATTTCTGTGAAATTTTTTGATGATATAAGGGATTCATTTGTGGGTCAATGTGGGTTCGATTAATGTGATCTGACCACTTGTTGATGTAAGGAGAACTCATTTGGGTTTTGATTTGAAGGGATTGAAAGAATCATAGAGGATGGCTTGTAGAGGGTGCTTGGAGTGCCTTTTGAAGCTCCTGAACTTTTTGTTGACCCTTGTGGGTTTAGCCATGGTTGGTTATGGGATCTACTTGTTTGTTGAGTTCAAGAGAGCCAGTGATGATGCTGGTGGAGTTTCGCCTGTGAGCTATGATCAGGATTTAGTGCAGATTGGTCGGCCCATGCTTATGGCTGTGTCCTTGTCAGCTAATATTTTTGACAACTTGCCTAAAGCCTGGTATGACTGGTTGTAATTATGTACATTCCTTTTTATTTTGGTCTCTACAGCTGTTACCTGTTTTACGCATTAATAAAGTTCATAGTTTAATTCATCTGCTCTGTGTTTACGACCATTTTAAGTCATCTGAGACTTCCCTTGACTTTTGGAAATAATGAGAGGAGGGGGatgcttttaaaaaataaagttagGAAGCCATTTTTGTGAAGCTAGAAAGTAGGAGAGTTAGAAGGTTAAAACGTCTTTCTTTTTAAGTGTTTGTTTAGATTCCTAATGggcatatattttcttttttgacagTTAATTATCCATGTTTACTGGTTTGATATAATATGGTATTGGATTCAGAAAATAATAGTTGAATATAACCTTCATCTTTGATTTTATGCTACATTCATTTCTatagttccttttttttttttcatttactagagaaaattttgaagtggtagagttgcaatggtgcaacctaaaggtcacaggttcaattccagGAACAacctctctacatattatgtgggggtaaggtctacgtATATCCAGCATGTCCCCAACCCTGCCCATTGCGGGAGTAttatgcacgagagttgtttacctttactcGAGAAAAATTTGAACCTTTTTACTTTTTCCTATATTTCTATCACTTTTAGATGCATGTTACTGTTTAGAGAAGTAGCAGTAATCAACTGATTATACTGTCTTCACGTGGATCACTTTTAGATGCTTGTTT is a genomic window of Tripterygium wilfordii isolate XIE 37 chromosome 16, ASM1340144v1, whole genome shotgun sequence containing:
- the LOC119981427 gene encoding two-component response regulator-like APRR2, with product MVCTANDLSAWKDFPKGLRVLLLDEDSTSAAEIKSKLEAMDYIVFTFCNEKEALSAISSKQESFHVAIVEVSTSNSDGSFKFLEAAKDLPTIMTSNIHCLGTMMKCIALGAVEFLGKPLSDDKLKNIWQHVVHKAFNAKGSVISESLKPVKQPVVSMMQLQLENGEANEDRSEKTVDVSLENENELEQSAESFKYPAPLTPQLKQGGRFVDDEDCQDQTNSLMRKENGEQDGEIKSVETTCGNSVVEETLIVSEPQSSGEIVIKEETDLADGANNEGNLCPDLQNKDNLDISNGGTESSSKATHSVSGIKASRKKMKVDWTPELHRKFVEAVEQLGIDQAIPSRILELMKVEGLTRHNVASHLQKYRIQRKHILPKDDDRRWPHQKDQMQRNYRFYKPIMAFPTYHSNPALPAGPVFHVWGAPNTHPAPVPMWGGYPPWPPTDSWQWEAYPGLHADAWGCPVMPPTHTHSPSLPHQNTSGFYNAGAVNGYGMPQNSFEHHPAEEIVDEAVKEAISKPWLPLPLGLKPPSTECVLAELSRQGISSIPPNINSSNSC